A region of Deltaproteobacteria bacterium DNA encodes the following proteins:
- a CDS encoding ABC-F family ATP-binding cassette domain-containing protein codes for MIQLNDISLSFGSRGIFKNLEWNIKDGKRIGLFGPNGEGKTTLLNVISGLTGPDSGALIIPPDQVIGYLPQEVEDSASERTVVEEALTAFQDILVLERDMESVRAGLGRIGDKNSDEYKKALHRLDEIQNELNTREAHTIRFRTEKLLMGLGFEPGDLAKPINTFSGGWRMRVALAKLLLIKPDFLLLDEPTNHLDIESIDWLETYLEEFQGTVILVSHDKYFLDRMVDTIAELRAGRITEYSGNYSSYLVGRRSRYEIQKSAYENQQRKIRDTERFIERFRYKNTKAKQVQSRIKMLEKLERLDPPPSDQAAIHFKFPEPERSGKVVLELSRFSKSYPNGDGALLRVFENAGPLTVSRGDKIALIGKNGAGKSTLARILLRTEPFDGERKEGYNVEVTYFAQHQAESLAPANTVIEELESEAAGKNETQIRSLLGAFLFSEQEVYKKVAVLSGGEKSRVALAKTLLSPRNFMILDEPTNHLDIQSRNVLVDALRQYKGTFIVVSHDRHFLDKIANKIWYAERGSIITYPGTYSEFRYHQSQREKNGAETAPRAVPAPGNDSSGISEIASVDSSASEKKKLEAEKRNRLYRELKEHGIENMERWEQLSPKQLASALTELEERIHKIEEKKTEIEAFLADPDNFNDNVRSQKFTEEYSHLDDKLKKLYERWEAVSAYMENHRGD; via the coding sequence ATGATCCAATTAAACGACATTTCACTCTCCTTCGGGTCGAGGGGAATTTTCAAGAACCTCGAATGGAACATAAAGGACGGCAAGAGGATAGGACTTTTCGGCCCCAACGGGGAGGGCAAAACGACGCTGCTCAATGTTATCTCCGGCTTGACCGGGCCTGACAGCGGCGCGCTGATAATCCCTCCCGACCAGGTAATAGGCTATCTCCCTCAGGAGGTCGAAGACTCGGCTTCCGAAAGGACGGTCGTGGAGGAAGCCCTGACGGCATTTCAGGATATACTCGTCCTTGAGAGAGACATGGAATCGGTCAGGGCCGGGCTGGGGCGGATAGGGGATAAAAATTCGGATGAATATAAAAAAGCCTTGCACAGGCTGGATGAGATACAGAACGAATTGAATACCCGCGAGGCCCATACGATCAGGTTTCGCACCGAGAAGCTTCTTATGGGTCTGGGCTTTGAGCCGGGCGATCTGGCCAAACCGATCAATACGTTCTCCGGGGGCTGGAGGATGAGGGTAGCGCTCGCGAAATTACTCTTGATAAAACCGGATTTCCTGCTTCTGGACGAGCCTACGAACCATCTGGATATTGAAAGCATAGACTGGCTCGAAACCTACCTTGAGGAATTTCAGGGTACTGTGATTCTGGTATCGCACGATAAGTACTTTCTCGACCGCATGGTCGATACCATCGCCGAGCTCAGAGCGGGACGGATTACCGAGTATTCGGGGAATTATTCCTCCTATCTGGTCGGGCGCAGGTCCAGATACGAAATCCAGAAGTCCGCTTATGAGAACCAGCAGCGAAAAATCAGGGATACCGAGCGTTTCATAGAAAGATTCCGCTACAAGAACACCAAGGCGAAGCAGGTCCAGAGCAGAATTAAGATGCTCGAAAAGCTCGAGCGTCTGGACCCCCCTCCTTCGGATCAGGCGGCTATACATTTTAAGTTCCCCGAGCCCGAGCGCTCGGGCAAGGTAGTGCTTGAGCTGTCCCGGTTCTCGAAGTCGTACCCGAACGGTGACGGCGCCTTGCTCCGGGTATTCGAGAACGCGGGTCCCCTCACGGTATCGAGGGGCGACAAGATCGCCCTTATCGGCAAAAACGGAGCAGGTAAGAGCACACTGGCAAGGATACTGTTGAGAACGGAGCCTTTCGATGGAGAAAGGAAGGAGGGGTATAATGTCGAGGTTACTTATTTCGCCCAGCACCAGGCCGAGTCTTTAGCTCCTGCGAACACCGTTATTGAGGAGCTGGAATCCGAGGCCGCAGGTAAGAACGAGACTCAAATCAGATCTCTTCTCGGGGCTTTTCTATTTTCTGAGCAGGAGGTGTATAAAAAAGTAGCCGTTCTGTCGGGAGGGGAGAAGAGCAGGGTTGCACTTGCGAAAACCCTTCTCTCGCCCAGGAACTTTATGATCCTCGACGAGCCTACGAATCACCTGGACATTCAATCGAGAAATGTGCTTGTTGACGCGCTCAGACAATATAAGGGCACATTTATCGTCGTAAGCCACGACAGGCATTTCCTCGATAAGATCGCCAATAAGATCTGGTACGCGGAAAGGGGGTCGATAATAACCTATCCCGGAACCTATTCGGAGTTCAGATACCATCAGTCGCAAAGGGAAAAGAACGGAGCCGAAACCGCCCCGCGCGCTGTTCCGGCACCGGGTAACGACTCATCAGGGATTTCGGAAATAGCCTCCGTCGATTCTTCAGCAAGTGAGAAAAAGAAGCTTGAGGCGGAAAAGCGGAACCGTCTGTACAGGGAGCTCAAGGAGCATGGAATTGAAAATATGGAAAGATGGGAGCAGCTTTCCCCTAAGCAGCTCGCGAGCGCATTGACAGAGCTTGAGGAAAGAATC